The nucleotide window TCCGTCAAGCGGTTCGCGGGCATGGGCGAACAGGTCGGAGACAGTATCGGCTACTCCGTCCGCTCGGGGACGGGGATCGTCATCGAATCGAGGAGTGTCGCATGACCGAACAAGGCACGGCCAAGCCGTCGGACGAACTCCGGCGTCACGCCGCGCGCCGCCCGCACCTCAGCGAGCACCTCAAGAAGTTCAAGCAGATCACCGGCGAGTTCCCGATGTTCGTCGACGAGATCGGCGGCGATTACGAGACCGACCGGCCGAACGTCATCTACCCGGTCGGTGGCCCGATCTACACGCACATCTACGGCGACATCGGCCAGGACATCAAATACTACGCCATCGAACCGGAACTCGACGACGACGAGCGCGTCGTCTTCGATCAGGTCCGGGACCGCCTGCTCGAAAAGAGCGTTCACGGGGCCGCCCCCGAGGCCGACGACGAGTACGACGACCGTATCGAGGAGCTCCTGGGAGAGACGACACGGATCCGTGACGACGAGACGGGCGTGCTTTCGCGACTCTCGAAGCTGCGTGACGTCGGCAAGGTCGACCTCGACGAATCGACCTACGAGAACATCCGGTATCGCTTGAACCGCGACATCGTCGGGCTGGGCCCGCTCGAACCGGTGATGCGCGATACGGCGAACGAGGACATTCACGTCATCGGGCCCCACGAGTGTTACGTCGACCACGAAGTGTACAGCCTGATCGAGACGACCGTCGACTTCGGAGAACCCGACGAGTTCGAACAGTGGCTGCGAAACATGGGCGAGCGGATCGGTGACCCCGTCTCGGACAACGACCCGATCATCGACTCGACACTGCCCGACGGGTCGCGTATCAACATCATCTATTCGGACGACGTTTCGGTCAAAGGCCCCTCGCTGACCATCCGGCAGGGCCAGGAAGAGCCGCTGAGCACGTTCCAGATCGCGAAGTGGGGGACGCTCAGCCCCGAACTCGCGGCGTACCTCTGGCTCGCTTTAGAGAACGAACAGACGATCTTCGTCGTCGGGGAGACGGCGTCCGGGAAGACGACGACGCTGAACGCGATCACGTCGTTCATCCCCCGCGACTCGAAGATCTACACCGCCGAGGACACCGCCGAGGTCATGCCGCCACACAACACCTGGCAGCAACTCATGACCCGGGAGGGCGACGACGAGTCCAGTAGCGTCGACATGTTCGATCTGGTCGCGGCCGCACTCCGGTCGCGGCCCGATTACATCATCGTCGGTGAGGTTCGTGGGGAGGAGGGGCGGATGGCGTTCCAGGCCGCCCAGACCGGCCACCCGGTCATGCTGACCTTCCACGCGTCTGACATCGTCTCGATGATTCAGCGGTTCACCGGCGACCCGATCAACGTCCCCGAGACGTTCATGGACAACGCCGACATCGCGCTGTTCCAGAACCGGGTCAAACAGGGCGACGACGTGCTCCGCCGGGTCACGTCGGTCCAGGAGATCGAGGGCTACTCCAAGGAGATGGACGGTGTCGTCACCCGACAGGCCTTCTACTGGGATCCCGTCGAAGACGAGATCGTCTTCCAGGGGATGAACAACTCCTACGTGCTCGAAGAGCAGATCGCGACGCTGCTGGGCTACGAAGACACCCGCGACATCTACGACGATTTGCAGTTCCGCGCGAAGTTGATCGAGCGCGCGATCCAGGAGAACATCCTCGGCTACCACGAGGTCAACGAGTTCATCGAGAACTACCAGCGTGACGGCCTCGAAGGGGTTCCGTTCGACATCCACCGGGAGCAATAATGGCGACCCAGGAGGCCACCGTCGATTCGTCGCTGTCGGAGTTGTTCGCCTCCCTCGTCGACTCGTATCGCCGGTTGCCGATGCCGCTCGGGGTGTATCTCACCCGGTATCTCGTCCCGGCGGGCGTCTTTTTCGTCGTCACACTGATCGCCCCGTTCGTCCTCCCGCTGCCGCTCGGGATCGCCCTGCCGATCCCGCTGCTCGGCCTGTTGATCTTCGGGTCGGTCGTGTTCTATCCGAAGATCCTGATCTCTCAGCGACGCCGCGCACTCAACAATCGCTTTCATCTGATGGTCACACACATGACCGTGCTCTCGACGACGAACATCGACCGGATGGAGGTGTTTCGCGCGCTCTCGAAAGAAGAGGAGTACGGCGCGCTGGCCGAGGAACTCCGCCGGATCGTCGAACTCGTCGACACCTGGAATCTCAGTCTCGACGACGCGTGTCGCCGCCGCGCCAAGGAAGTCCCCAGCGATCACCTCAGTGATTTCTTCGATCGGCTCTCCTACACGTTGGGGGCCGGCCAGTCGCTGGAAGACTATCTCGTCAGCGAGCAGGACATGATGATCGAGAACTACAAGACCGTCTATCGGGGGACGCTGGGGAACCTGAACGTCATGCAGGACCTGTATCTGTCGATGATCCTCTCGATGACGTTCGCGCTCGTCTTTGCGATCGTCCTGCCGATCCTCACCGGGACGAACCCCACGATGACCGTCGCCGCGGTCATCTTGATGTTCATCCTCGTGCAGTCGGGGTTCTATCTGGCCGTCCGGTCGATCGCTCCGTACGACCCGGTCTGGTTTCACCCCACCAGCGTCGAGGGGCCCATCCAGCAGCGACTCGATCGCGCGTTCAAGATCGGTGTCGGCCTGTCGGCGCTGTTGGTCCTGATCGCGTTCGGCGGCACGCTCGGCGTCACGCCCGGATT belongs to Halococcoides cellulosivorans and includes:
- the flaJ gene encoding archaellar assembly protein FlaJ, giving the protein MATQEATVDSSLSELFASLVDSYRRLPMPLGVYLTRYLVPAGVFFVVTLIAPFVLPLPLGIALPIPLLGLLIFGSVVFYPKILISQRRRALNNRFHLMVTHMTVLSTTNIDRMEVFRALSKEEEYGALAEELRRIVELVDTWNLSLDDACRRRAKEVPSDHLSDFFDRLSYTLGAGQSLEDYLVSEQDMMIENYKTVYRGTLGNLNVMQDLYLSMILSMTFALVFAIVLPILTGTNPTMTVAAVILMFILVQSGFYLAVRSIAPYDPVWFHPTSVEGPIQQRLDRAFKIGVGLSALLVLIAFGGTLGVTPGFEALLPWVDELPLPLYVAIPMTPMLYPGIVARQAEQKIKGRDDEFPSFIRALGATEGAKQSTTGAVLASLRNKDFGPLTENVDNLYRRLNMRLEPAKAWHHFAAGTGSYLIQKFSEMYLVGRKMGGSPKMLGELISANMNEILQLRQERTQETTTLIGMLYGITAASVFAFFIGLEIVTILSGMSLDLASSAEFDVNSLINASVYNIPLIEALLIVVIVFNAILSALMIRTLDGGHKMNTYMHIVALTWIGAITGVFTRWMVGQFLAI
- a CDS encoding type II/IV secretion system ATPase subunit, with amino-acid sequence MTEQGTAKPSDELRRHAARRPHLSEHLKKFKQITGEFPMFVDEIGGDYETDRPNVIYPVGGPIYTHIYGDIGQDIKYYAIEPELDDDERVVFDQVRDRLLEKSVHGAAPEADDEYDDRIEELLGETTRIRDDETGVLSRLSKLRDVGKVDLDESTYENIRYRLNRDIVGLGPLEPVMRDTANEDIHVIGPHECYVDHEVYSLIETTVDFGEPDEFEQWLRNMGERIGDPVSDNDPIIDSTLPDGSRINIIYSDDVSVKGPSLTIRQGQEEPLSTFQIAKWGTLSPELAAYLWLALENEQTIFVVGETASGKTTTLNAITSFIPRDSKIYTAEDTAEVMPPHNTWQQLMTREGDDESSSVDMFDLVAAALRSRPDYIIVGEVRGEEGRMAFQAAQTGHPVMLTFHASDIVSMIQRFTGDPINVPETFMDNADIALFQNRVKQGDDVLRRVTSVQEIEGYSKEMDGVVTRQAFYWDPVEDEIVFQGMNNSYVLEEQIATLLGYEDTRDIYDDLQFRAKLIERAIQENILGYHEVNEFIENYQRDGLEGVPFDIHREQ